A genome region from Natronobeatus ordinarius includes the following:
- the metX gene encoding homoserine O-acetyltransferase MetX: MTTKETADLGAYTFECGESIPSLEVAYETYGEFDGTNAVLICHALTGSSHVARRPDAGDGTAGQARAWWGDVVGPGKAVDTTEYYVVCANVPGSCYGTTGPASENPETGEPYGTDFPPVTVGDWTRVQRRLLDGLGVGRLHAVIGGSVGGMNVLDWLRRYPDDVERAGAVATAARLDAQCLALDTIARQAITADPNWNGGHYYDGPGPEDGLARARQIGHVMYLSKASMAQKFGRRSAGRETVREEPPDPAAAFFPYREVESYLDYQAEKFVDRFDANSYLYLTRSMDDFDLSAGYESDADALAAFEGELLLLSFTGDWHFTVEQADDLAEECREADVDVAHHVVDSDHGHDAFLVEPEKVGPPLAGLLEKGLAARAITDTRGVDPDDYEFAPVHASLFSK; the protein is encoded by the coding sequence ATGACGACGAAGGAGACGGCCGACCTCGGGGCGTACACGTTCGAGTGCGGGGAGTCGATCCCCTCCCTCGAGGTCGCCTACGAAACGTACGGCGAGTTCGACGGCACGAACGCGGTGCTGATCTGTCACGCGCTCACCGGCAGCTCACACGTCGCCCGTCGGCCCGACGCCGGCGACGGAACGGCCGGGCAGGCCCGCGCCTGGTGGGGCGACGTCGTCGGCCCCGGGAAGGCCGTCGACACGACCGAGTACTACGTCGTCTGTGCGAACGTCCCCGGCTCCTGTTACGGGACGACGGGACCCGCGAGCGAGAATCCCGAGACGGGCGAGCCCTACGGGACGGACTTCCCACCCGTGACCGTGGGCGACTGGACCCGCGTCCAGCGACGGCTGCTCGACGGACTCGGCGTCGGCCGGCTGCACGCGGTGATCGGCGGCTCCGTCGGCGGCATGAACGTCCTCGACTGGCTGCGACGGTACCCCGACGACGTCGAGCGCGCCGGCGCCGTCGCCACCGCCGCTCGCCTCGACGCCCAGTGTCTCGCCCTCGATACGATCGCCCGGCAAGCGATTACGGCCGATCCGAACTGGAACGGCGGCCACTACTACGACGGGCCGGGACCGGAGGACGGACTCGCTCGAGCCCGCCAGATCGGCCACGTGATGTACCTCTCGAAGGCCTCGATGGCCCAGAAGTTCGGCCGTCGGTCGGCGGGCCGGGAGACGGTTCGCGAGGAGCCGCCGGACCCCGCCGCCGCCTTCTTCCCGTACCGCGAGGTCGAATCCTACCTCGACTACCAGGCCGAGAAGTTCGTCGACCGCTTCGACGCCAACAGCTACCTCTACCTCACCCGCTCGATGGACGACTTCGACCTCTCGGCGGGCTACGAGTCAGACGCCGACGCGCTCGCCGCCTTCGAGGGCGAACTCCTGTTGCTCTCCTTTACCGGCGACTGGCACTTCACGGTCGAACAGGCCGACGACCTCGCCGAGGAGTGTCGCGAGGCCGACGTCGACGTCGCCCACCACGTCGTCGACTCCGACCACGGCCACGACGCGTTCCTCGTCGAGCCGGAGAAGGTCGGGCCGCCGCTCGCTGGCCTGCTCGAGAAGGGATTGGCCGCCCGCGCGATCACCGACACTAGAGGGGTCGACCCCGACGACTACGAGTTCGCCCCGGTGCACGCGAGCCTCTTCTCGAAGTGA
- a CDS encoding PKD domain-containing protein: MSRTDALRRRAYLKYAGAVGLTALAAGCADDDPDEPADDEAPDDEEPNDEAIDEEAWEGIDEFYFEGRTAAWTGIEPDLIEGVDNPRLVLFEGEEYDFRWVNEDGAMHNIAMYDEDDEVVDDYATEGMEEQGEEQTLEGVVASEEMVTYICEFHPTTQVGDIELISE; the protein is encoded by the coding sequence ATGAGCCGAACAGACGCACTTCGTCGGAGAGCCTACCTCAAATATGCCGGTGCAGTAGGGCTGACGGCCCTCGCCGCAGGCTGTGCGGACGACGATCCGGACGAACCGGCCGATGACGAGGCGCCGGACGACGAGGAGCCCAACGACGAAGCAATCGACGAGGAAGCCTGGGAAGGAATCGACGAGTTCTACTTCGAAGGGCGGACCGCGGCGTGGACTGGAATCGAGCCGGACCTCATCGAAGGCGTCGACAATCCGCGCCTCGTCCTCTTCGAGGGCGAGGAGTACGACTTCCGGTGGGTGAACGAGGACGGCGCCATGCACAATATCGCGATGTACGACGAGGACGACGAGGTCGTCGACGACTACGCGACCGAGGGAATGGAAGAGCAAGGCGAAGAGCAGACGCTCGAGGGCGTCGTCGCCTCCGAGGAGATGGTGACCTACATCTGTGAGTTCCATCCGACGACGCAGGTCGGTGATATCGAACTCATCTCCGAGTAA
- a CDS encoding rhodanese-like domain-containing protein — MNRRTFLAAGGVVAAGTVAGCLSDDDPTADYRTETWGGEEVQFAPLEHVHEWYEDDAVELVDTRSQRQYAEGHVAGAVLSPAPDGFEEDDPVASWPTDTRIVTYCTCPTSLAGLRAAALIGDGYEEVYGLEEGFDPWRENGYPVETADESVSLETYVIRGRSDPVHAGEYVFLTEPATDQREISPVQDDGSYLLEAGFVDVSPATRLELEAPDYALEATLAELTSGVVTG; from the coding sequence ATGAACAGGCGTACGTTTCTCGCGGCGGGCGGCGTCGTCGCCGCCGGGACGGTCGCGGGCTGTCTCTCCGACGACGACCCGACCGCCGACTACCGCACGGAGACGTGGGGTGGCGAAGAGGTTCAGTTCGCCCCGCTCGAGCACGTTCACGAGTGGTACGAGGACGACGCGGTCGAACTCGTCGACACGCGCTCACAGCGTCAGTACGCCGAGGGCCACGTCGCCGGGGCGGTTCTCAGTCCCGCCCCCGACGGCTTCGAGGAAGACGACCCCGTCGCGTCGTGGCCGACCGACACCCGCATCGTGACCTACTGCACCTGTCCGACCTCGCTGGCCGGCCTGCGGGCGGCGGCCCTGATCGGTGACGGCTACGAGGAGGTGTACGGCCTCGAGGAGGGGTTCGATCCGTGGCGCGAGAACGGCTACCCCGTCGAGACGGCCGACGAGTCGGTGAGCCTCGAGACGTACGTGATCCGCGGCCGATCCGATCCCGTCCACGCCGGCGAGTACGTCTTTCTCACCGAGCCGGCGACCGACCAGCGCGAGATCAGCCCCGTCCAGGACGACGGCTCTTACCTGCTCGAGGCCGGCTTCGTCGACGTCTCGCCGGCGACGCGCCTCGAACTCGAGGCGCCCGACTACGCGCTCGAAGCGACGCTCGCGGAGCTCACGAGCGGCGTCGTGACGGGGTAG
- a CDS encoding methylated-DNA--[protein]-cysteine S-methyltransferase, which yields MDVDVLGSTIEIDASVIAASPAEIRAQVRAYERGDRRTFELDVEFLDGLTGAVMAAMTEIPYGETRTYGELAATLETAPVAVGQACGRNPVPIVVPCHRVVGSDGGLGGYSAAGGVATKHRLLEFESRVETGQTRLSGGW from the coding sequence ATGGACGTCGACGTTCTGGGAAGCACGATCGAGATCGACGCCTCCGTGATCGCCGCGTCGCCCGCCGAGATCCGGGCGCAGGTACGGGCGTACGAGCGCGGCGACCGCCGGACGTTCGAGCTGGACGTCGAGTTTCTCGACGGGCTGACCGGCGCGGTGATGGCGGCGATGACCGAGATTCCCTACGGCGAGACGCGAACCTACGGCGAGCTCGCCGCAACCCTCGAGACCGCCCCCGTCGCCGTCGGACAGGCCTGTGGCCGAAACCCCGTGCCGATCGTCGTCCCGTGTCACCGCGTCGTCGGGAGCGACGGCGGCCTCGGCGGCTACTCGGCCGCTGGCGGCGTGGCGACGAAACACCGGCTGCTCGAGTTCGAATCACGGGTGGAGACGGGACAGACTCGGCTGTCGGGAGGCTGGTAG
- the serB gene encoding phosphoserine phosphatase SerB produces MTVVAFDFDGTLSDSEMTVLLGDRIDVADEMAAITERAMNDEIGYAESLRERAALLEGLPEDDAQAAYDRVELREGAADLIEALSAAGVTTAILTGGFERGVETALSAEGVAVDHVVANRLPIERGELTGDVEGPLIEGTKDDALEALADDVGVDLEETIAVGDGANDLPMLEVAGLAVGFDPKPAVEPSCAVVVTSMGELHDVLVEEDVLEA; encoded by the coding sequence ATGACAGTCGTCGCCTTCGACTTCGACGGGACGCTTTCCGATTCGGAGATGACCGTCTTACTCGGCGACCGGATCGACGTCGCCGACGAGATGGCTGCAATTACCGAGCGCGCGATGAACGACGAGATCGGCTACGCCGAGAGCCTGCGCGAGCGGGCGGCCTTACTCGAGGGCCTCCCCGAGGACGACGCCCAGGCCGCCTACGACCGGGTCGAACTCAGGGAGGGGGCCGCCGACCTCATCGAAGCGCTGTCGGCCGCCGGGGTCACGACCGCCATCCTCACCGGCGGCTTCGAACGCGGCGTCGAGACGGCGCTTTCGGCCGAGGGCGTTGCGGTCGACCACGTCGTCGCGAATCGACTGCCGATCGAGCGTGGCGAACTCACGGGCGACGTCGAGGGGCCCCTGATCGAGGGGACGAAAGACGACGCGCTCGAGGCCCTCGCCGACGACGTCGGGGTCGACCTCGAGGAGACGATCGCCGTCGGCGACGGCGCGAACGACTTGCCGATGCTCGAGGTCGCCGGCCTGGCGGTCGGCTTCGACCCGAAGCCGGCCGTCGAGCCGAGCTGTGCGGTCGTCGTGACGTCGATGGGCGAGCTCCACGACGTCCTCGTCGAGGAAGACGTCCTCGAGGCGTAA
- a CDS encoding DMT family transporter, which translates to MTFNRDILVFVALALVWGSSFAAIEVGLESLPPIFFAALRFDVAAALFAVAVVAFGYQWRPRTRTDWALIAIGGFLLIGAHFALLFVGQSYVSSAVAAIVLSLLPIVTPAFALLLLPRQRIRLPTVLGLLLGLAGVVLIALDGGSLDGQAIGVGLLALSAITFALGSVLTERLRGTLPVVSLQAWSMALGALVLHTLSAVHPAESLATVEVTLAAVGALAYLSVVATAAGFFVYFTLLERLGATELSLVNYAVPIVAALVGWALLGESLTLVTVAGFGLIVLGFTLCKLEAVWTLLAPIVRRRRDRRPTGTAERTRVVSDGGERQPRRSSSRPDAEGCYSPCDD; encoded by the coding sequence ATGACCTTTAACAGAGACATTCTCGTATTTGTCGCGCTCGCTCTCGTCTGGGGGAGTTCGTTCGCGGCGATCGAGGTCGGCCTCGAGTCGTTACCGCCGATCTTCTTCGCCGCCCTCCGGTTCGACGTCGCGGCCGCGTTGTTCGCGGTCGCCGTCGTCGCCTTCGGCTACCAGTGGCGACCGCGGACGCGCACGGACTGGGCGTTGATCGCCATCGGCGGCTTTCTGCTCATCGGCGCTCACTTCGCGCTGTTGTTCGTCGGGCAGTCGTACGTCTCGAGTGCCGTCGCCGCCATCGTCCTCAGCCTGCTGCCGATCGTCACACCGGCGTTCGCACTCCTCTTGCTTCCCCGGCAGCGGATTCGGCTGCCGACGGTCCTGGGTCTCCTCCTGGGGCTCGCCGGCGTCGTTCTCATCGCACTGGACGGCGGCTCGCTCGACGGGCAGGCGATCGGCGTCGGGCTGTTGGCCCTCTCGGCGATCACGTTCGCCCTCGGCTCCGTGCTCACCGAGCGACTCCGGGGGACGCTCCCGGTCGTTTCGCTCCAGGCGTGGTCGATGGCCCTCGGCGCACTCGTCTTGCACACGCTGAGTGCCGTCCACCCCGCCGAGTCGCTCGCCACCGTCGAGGTCACCCTCGCCGCGGTCGGTGCGCTCGCGTACCTCTCAGTCGTCGCCACCGCCGCCGGCTTCTTCGTCTACTTCACGCTGCTCGAGCGCCTCGGCGCAACCGAACTCAGCCTCGTCAACTACGCCGTCCCCATCGTCGCGGCACTCGTCGGCTGGGCGCTCCTCGGCGAGTCGCTCACGCTCGTGACCGTCGCCGGCTTCGGGCTGATCGTCCTCGGGTTCACGCTGTGCAAGCTCGAGGCGGTCTGGACGCTGCTCGCCCCGATCGTTCGTCGCCGCCGGGACCGTCGCCCCACTGGGACGGCCGAGCGAACGCGCGTCGTGTCCGACGGCGGCGAACGCCAGCCGCGTCGCTCGAGTTCGCGGCCGGACGCCGAGGGCTGTTATTCCCCGTGTGACGACTAG
- a CDS encoding MFS transporter: MHSSDRDRFILAAVVFTVLFSQLLLYPGIRTLVETLGAEPGASPFAETALSASMWFLVAEFVGYVAFVGLWGIASDATGRRTPFIVSGALAGAVGYAALAAVPAVGSLPFEGVLALRVLQGSMTIGAFSLTMTMLMDLEGGHGRNMGAAGIAIGLGAALGAPVGGQLTTVDPLAPLAVAAVLLVVVGALVTVVPDRAPRRRRTVRAVLEGVRRRPTLTIPYAFGFVDRMTAGFFALVGTLYFQVTFGLDAAETGLLLACFFAPFALLQYPLGVLSDRIGRVIPVVLGSMLYGAGILAVGAAPTVALAALAMIGVGVLGALVAPATMALVTDLADEAERGVAMGGFNLAGSLGFLGGFLVGGTVADGYGYGLAFLVVGGLEIVIALVAVPAFVHLSPGVSGIGLEEREESDV, encoded by the coding sequence GTGCACTCGAGCGATCGGGATCGGTTCATTCTCGCGGCCGTGGTCTTCACGGTGCTGTTCTCACAGCTGTTGCTCTACCCGGGGATCAGGACGCTGGTGGAGACGCTCGGCGCCGAGCCGGGGGCGTCGCCGTTCGCCGAGACGGCGCTCTCGGCGAGCATGTGGTTTCTCGTCGCCGAGTTCGTCGGCTACGTGGCGTTCGTCGGCCTCTGGGGGATCGCGAGCGACGCGACGGGGCGACGGACGCCGTTCATCGTTTCAGGCGCGCTCGCGGGCGCGGTCGGGTACGCTGCGCTCGCGGCCGTCCCGGCGGTCGGCTCGCTCCCGTTCGAGGGCGTCCTCGCCCTCCGCGTGCTCCAGGGGTCGATGACGATCGGCGCCTTCTCGCTGACGATGACGATGCTGATGGACCTCGAGGGCGGCCACGGTCGCAACATGGGTGCGGCGGGGATCGCCATCGGTCTGGGCGCCGCGCTTGGCGCCCCCGTCGGCGGGCAACTCACGACGGTCGATCCGCTCGCGCCGCTGGCCGTCGCCGCCGTGTTGCTCGTCGTCGTGGGCGCACTCGTGACGGTCGTCCCCGACCGCGCGCCCAGACGCCGTCGGACCGTTCGGGCCGTCCTCGAGGGCGTCCGCCGCCGCCCGACGCTGACGATTCCCTACGCCTTCGGCTTCGTCGACCGGATGACGGCGGGCTTTTTCGCCCTCGTCGGAACCCTCTACTTCCAGGTGACGTTCGGCCTCGACGCGGCGGAGACTGGCCTCCTGCTGGCGTGCTTTTTCGCCCCCTTCGCGTTGCTGCAGTATCCCCTGGGCGTTCTCTCGGATCGAATCGGGCGCGTGATCCCGGTCGTTCTCGGTTCGATGTTGTACGGCGCCGGTATCCTCGCGGTCGGCGCGGCACCGACGGTCGCACTCGCCGCGTTGGCGATGATCGGCGTGGGCGTCCTCGGCGCGCTCGTCGCCCCCGCTACGATGGCGCTCGTGACCGACCTCGCCGACGAGGCAGAACGAGGCGTCGCCATGGGTGGATTCAATCTCGCCGGTAGCCTCGGCTTCCTCGGTGGCTTCCTCGTCGGCGGCACCGTCGCCGACGGCTACGGCTATGGCCTCGCCTTCCTCGTCGTCGGCGGCCTCGAGATCGTCATCGCGCTCGTGGCCGTCCCCGCGTTCGTGCACCTCTCGCCCGGGGTGTCGGGGATCGGGCTCGAGGAACGCGAGGAGAGCGACGTGTAG
- a CDS encoding twin-arginine translocation signal domain-containing protein, producing MESNNPLSRRRYLKVAGATGVVALIAGCADDDPAEPDDEEPADDEEPADEEEDEDAEGFEIEPGTDIEFDAQTPGWVGIAPDEIEGEENPTLILQEGEDYTIGWPEESDGAQHNIEIRDEDDEIVDDLATEIVEEPGDDQVLEFTASEEMVTYICEPHATTMVGDLEVVANGNGEDEDDEDVDDEEENGDEDNGEEENDE from the coding sequence ATGGAGAGTAATAATCCACTGTCACGCCGACGGTACTTGAAAGTTGCAGGTGCAACGGGCGTCGTCGCACTCATCGCCGGCTGTGCTGACGACGATCCAGCGGAACCGGACGACGAGGAGCCGGCCGACGACGAAGAACCGGCCGACGAGGAGGAAGACGAGGACGCGGAAGGCTTCGAGATCGAACCCGGAACCGACATCGAGTTCGACGCGCAGACGCCCGGCTGGGTCGGGATCGCACCCGATGAGATCGAAGGCGAAGAGAATCCGACACTCATCCTTCAGGAGGGTGAAGACTACACGATCGGCTGGCCCGAAGAGAGCGACGGTGCCCAGCACAACATCGAGATCCGCGACGAAGACGACGAGATCGTCGACGACCTCGCGACCGAGATCGTCGAAGAGCCTGGCGACGACCAGGTCCTCGAGTTCACCGCCAGCGAGGAGATGGTGACGTACATCTGTGAACCGCACGCGACCACGATGGTGGGCGATCTCGAGGTCGTCGCTAACGGGAACGGCGAAGACGAAGACGACGAAGACGTGGACGATGAAGAAGAAAACGGCGACGAGGACAACGGCGAGGAAGAAAACGACGAGTAG
- a CDS encoding plastocyanin/azurin family copper-binding protein encodes MARNGSVSRRRLLKIAGAASATALVAGCTGNGDDDDAPADDGNGDDDDGEEIDESAWEGVDTIELNAYTAGWEGVSPSVIDGETNPTIVLFEGEEYDFTWYNQDGAGHNIEIWDEDEEVVDDYATDIVTDDEQTLEGVVASEEMAYYRCDPHAGMQGRIEIR; translated from the coding sequence ATGGCACGAAACGGATCGGTATCCCGACGGAGACTGCTGAAGATCGCTGGCGCGGCCTCGGCGACGGCACTCGTCGCAGGATGTACAGGCAACGGCGACGACGACGACGCACCCGCCGACGACGGTAACGGTGACGACGACGACGGCGAGGAAATCGACGAGAGCGCGTGGGAAGGCGTCGACACGATCGAGCTCAACGCGTACACGGCGGGCTGGGAAGGCGTTTCCCCGTCGGTTATCGACGGTGAGACGAACCCGACGATCGTCCTCTTCGAGGGTGAAGAGTACGACTTCACCTGGTACAACCAGGACGGTGCCGGCCACAACATCGAGATCTGGGACGAGGACGAAGAAGTCGTCGACGACTACGCAACTGACATCGTCACCGACGACGAACAGACGCTCGAGGGCGTCGTCGCCTCCGAGGAGATGGCCTACTACCGCTGTGACCCCCACGCCGGGATGCAGGGCCGCATCGAAATCCGGTAG
- a CDS encoding pyridoxal-phosphate-dependent aminotransferase family protein: MTEKREYKADYPEKTLYIPGPTEVREDVVEAMCEPMFGHRMDRMTDLYTTIVEDTKTFLGTDNDVIVLTASGTEFWEASTLNLVDEHMLVATCGSFSERHANVAERLGKTVDRLEYEWGQAVKPEDVREALETSDTQYDVVACVMNESSTGVRNPVEEIGDVVAEYPDTYFVVDAVSALGGDYVDVDAHEIDVIFTSTQKAFAMPPGLAVCVVSEDAYERELERDTASWYGGFQRCLDYYDRKGQTHSTPAIPIMLAYRKQMKHMLEEGHEARDERHREMAEYTREWAREHFEMFPEAGYESQTVACIENTQGIDVAETIDAVSEEYDMVFSNGYGSQLGEKTFRIGHMGEHDLESIEALTDAIEDVAGL; the protein is encoded by the coding sequence GTGACCGAGAAACGCGAATACAAAGCCGACTATCCAGAGAAGACGCTGTACATTCCGGGTCCGACCGAGGTTCGCGAGGACGTCGTCGAGGCGATGTGTGAGCCGATGTTCGGCCACCGGATGGACCGGATGACGGACCTCTATACGACCATCGTCGAGGACACGAAGACGTTCCTCGGCACCGACAACGACGTGATCGTCCTCACGGCCTCGGGCACCGAGTTCTGGGAGGCCTCGACGCTCAACCTCGTCGACGAGCACATGTTAGTGGCGACCTGCGGGAGCTTCAGCGAACGCCACGCCAACGTCGCCGAACGGCTGGGCAAGACCGTCGACCGCCTCGAGTACGAGTGGGGCCAGGCGGTCAAGCCCGAGGACGTCCGCGAGGCGCTCGAGACGAGTGACACCCAGTACGACGTCGTCGCCTGCGTGATGAACGAGAGCTCTACGGGCGTCCGGAACCCCGTCGAGGAGATCGGCGACGTCGTCGCCGAGTATCCTGATACCTACTTCGTCGTCGACGCCGTCTCGGCGCTGGGTGGCGATTACGTGGACGTCGACGCCCACGAGATCGACGTCATCTTCACGTCGACCCAGAAGGCGTTCGCGATGCCGCCGGGGCTCGCCGTCTGCGTCGTCAGCGAGGACGCCTACGAGCGCGAACTCGAGCGGGACACCGCCTCGTGGTACGGCGGCTTCCAGCGTTGTCTCGACTACTACGATCGCAAGGGCCAGACCCACTCCACGCCGGCGATCCCGATCATGCTCGCCTACCGCAAACAGATGAAGCACATGCTCGAGGAAGGCCACGAGGCCCGGGACGAACGCCACCGCGAGATGGCCGAGTACACCCGCGAGTGGGCTCGCGAGCACTTCGAGATGTTCCCCGAGGCGGGCTACGAATCCCAGACGGTGGCCTGTATCGAGAACACCCAGGGCATCGACGTCGCCGAGACCATCGACGCCGTCAGCGAGGAGTACGATATGGTCTTCTCGAACGGCTACGGCTCGCAACTCGGCGAGAAAACGTTCCGTATCGGCCACATGGGCGAACACGACCTCGAGTCGATCGAGGCCCTGACCGACGCCATCGAGGACGTCGCCGGCTTGTAA
- a CDS encoding O-acetylhomoserine aminocarboxypropyltransferase/cysteine synthase family protein, with amino-acid sequence MSDDVSDGDDPPESGSRLGTQSVHAGQSPDPATGAMAPPLYQTTSYVFESADDAAGRYALEDDGHIYSRISNPTVEVLEDRLATLHGGAGAVATASGMAALDAAVLVLAKGGDNVVCSTDTYGGTTAYFSSTASRREIETRFVPTLEYDAYAEAIDEETAFVHVETVGNPSLVTPDFERVAEIAHAHDVALVVDNTFATPALCRPLEHGADVVWESTTKWLHGSGTTVGGILIDGGDFPWAEGGYEEVAGESPAYHDVDFSRDFPAAPFAAAARFRSVRSLGNQQSPFDAWNTLQGLETLPLRMEKHCENAAIVADYLADHDDVAWVTYPGLESHPTHENASRYLEDYGGMIAFGLEEGYEAGKTLCEEVEVASFLANIGDAKTLVIHPASTTHGQLTPEEREEAGVTTDLIRLSVGIEDPEDLLADLEHAIEVATRRANDPRGGRS; translated from the coding sequence ATGAGCGACGACGTGAGCGATGGGGACGATCCACCGGAGTCGGGGTCGAGACTCGGGACGCAGAGTGTCCACGCCGGACAGTCACCCGATCCCGCGACGGGCGCGATGGCTCCACCTCTCTACCAGACGACCTCCTACGTCTTCGAGAGCGCCGACGACGCCGCCGGCCGGTACGCCCTCGAGGACGACGGCCACATCTACTCGCGGATCAGCAACCCGACGGTCGAGGTGCTCGAGGATCGACTCGCCACGCTCCACGGCGGTGCGGGCGCGGTGGCGACGGCGAGCGGGATGGCCGCCCTCGACGCGGCCGTCCTCGTGCTCGCGAAAGGTGGCGACAACGTCGTCTGCTCGACCGATACGTACGGCGGGACGACGGCGTACTTCTCGAGTACGGCCTCCCGTCGGGAGATCGAAACCCGGTTCGTGCCGACGCTCGAGTACGACGCCTACGCGGAGGCGATCGACGAGGAGACGGCGTTCGTCCACGTCGAGACCGTCGGCAACCCGTCGCTCGTGACGCCCGACTTCGAGCGCGTCGCCGAGATCGCCCACGCCCACGACGTGGCGCTGGTCGTCGACAACACGTTCGCAACGCCGGCGCTGTGTCGCCCGCTCGAGCACGGCGCCGACGTCGTCTGGGAGTCGACGACCAAGTGGCTCCACGGCTCGGGGACGACGGTCGGCGGGATCCTGATCGACGGCGGCGACTTTCCCTGGGCCGAGGGCGGCTACGAGGAGGTCGCCGGCGAGAGCCCGGCCTACCACGACGTCGACTTCTCGCGGGACTTCCCCGCCGCACCGTTCGCCGCCGCCGCCCGCTTTCGGTCGGTCCGGAGCCTGGGTAACCAGCAGTCGCCGTTCGACGCCTGGAACACGCTCCAGGGCCTCGAGACGCTCCCCCTGCGGATGGAAAAACACTGTGAGAACGCCGCGATCGTCGCCGACTACCTCGCCGACCACGACGACGTGGCGTGGGTGACGTACCCGGGGCTCGAGAGCCACCCGACCCACGAGAACGCCAGTCGATACCTGGAGGACTACGGCGGGATGATCGCGTTCGGCCTCGAAGAGGGCTACGAGGCCGGCAAGACCCTCTGTGAGGAAGTCGAGGTCGCGTCGTTCCTCGCGAACATCGGCGACGCGAAGACGCTCGTCATCCACCCCGCGAGCACCACCCACGGCCAGCTCACCCCCGAAGAACGGGAGGAAGCGGGCGTGACGACCGACCTGATCCGGCTCTCGGTGGGGATCGAAGATCCGGAAGACCTGCTCGCCGACCTCGAGCACGCCATCGAGGTGGCGACGCGACGGGCGAACGACCCACGAGGGGGACGGTCATGA
- a CDS encoding DUF6159 family protein yields MSSTTPNLPGGASNRSGTGFFGKFKTGLKLSKDSLGVIRDHPKLLVFPAMGALSSLAFWIVFLLPLVIAQFFGSGIEYVVLFFLYFVTTFMATFFTAGLVFAVNQAFHGEEPSVREGLQAAWQRKGPILVWSAIAATVSVILKKLEESDHAAVRILSSLFALGWTVMTFFMVPVIVFEEVTVKSMFTRSAETFRDTWGESMGVGLGVTLIQVLMGIVGVAIAVVLSLVIGAIVPVAGIVLGIFLVGGALVLTYLVGQTVWAITKTALYVYAAEDRVPEQFENFDFETLEGRTERAATPGKVKQPKAHLDD; encoded by the coding sequence ATGAGTTCCACGACTCCAAATTTACCCGGCGGCGCTAGCAACCGCTCCGGTACGGGATTTTTCGGTAAGTTCAAAACCGGGCTCAAACTCTCGAAAGACAGTCTGGGCGTCATCAGAGACCACCCGAAGCTGCTCGTGTTCCCGGCGATGGGGGCGCTCTCGTCGCTCGCGTTCTGGATCGTCTTTCTGCTTCCGCTGGTGATCGCCCAGTTCTTCGGGAGCGGGATCGAGTACGTCGTCCTCTTTTTCCTCTACTTCGTGACGACGTTCATGGCGACGTTTTTCACGGCTGGACTCGTCTTCGCAGTCAATCAGGCGTTCCACGGCGAGGAGCCGAGCGTCAGAGAGGGGCTGCAGGCTGCCTGGCAACGGAAGGGACCGATCCTCGTCTGGTCGGCCATCGCCGCGACGGTGAGCGTGATCTTGAAGAAACTCGAGGAGTCAGACCACGCGGCGGTCAGGATCCTCTCGTCGCTGTTCGCGCTCGGGTGGACCGTCATGACGTTCTTCATGGTGCCGGTGATCGTCTTCGAGGAGGTGACGGTGAAGTCGATGTTCACGCGAAGCGCCGAAACGTTCCGCGACACGTGGGGTGAGAGTATGGGTGTCGGGCTGGGCGTAACCCTGATCCAGGTTCTCATGGGGATCGTCGGCGTCGCCATTGCGGTCGTCCTGTCGCTCGTCATCGGGGCAATCGTGCCGGTGGCGGGCATCGTCCTCGGCATCTTCCTCGTCGGTGGCGCGCTGGTGCTTACGTACCTGGTCGGCCAGACGGTCTGGGCGATCACGAAGACGGCGCTCTACGTGTACGCGGCCGAAGACCGAGTGCCCGAACAGTTCGAGAACTTCGACTTCGAGACGCTCGAGGGACGGACGGAGCGAGCAGCGACACCGGGGAAGGTCAAACAGCCGAAAGCCCACCTGGACGACTGA